DNA from Leptospira yasudae:
CCAGGGAGAAGTAAAAGAGCGCGTTGAAAAAGATCACGGTCGTTCCCGTAAACCAAAGCAGAATGTTTCCGCTCACGACGAGGGTCGTATAAAAATGAAAGTAAAGTCCCATTCTTTCCGAATCCAAAAACACGTACGGAAGAATCGAGAACACGATTGTGCCGGAGGAAAAAATACTGAATCGTTCGATGGTTCTGCGAAATGAGGATTTCCATTTTATAAGTAGAAAAGCAAAAAAAGCGGACAACAATACGACCGTCAAACGGGAGTATACGAGAACTCGATTCTCTTCTCCGAACGGGGAGGCGCCGTCCGGGACCAAGGCGGAAAGAAAACTGATTCCGATGCAGAAGAAAAAGTAGATGACGGTCGCTCTTCGGATGTCGGGTTGATAGATTCTCAGATAATCGTCCGGGAACGGATTGAAAAAAACTCTCCGAGCTAAGAGTTTTATTTTTTGATTGTTTCCCAAAATGAATCTCATGCGGTATTGCAAACTCCGAAACGGAACCCGGCTTCCTCATTTTAAAAACGGTATTCTTTAAACAATCAGGATTTATCGTCCGGTTCAAGCGACTTTGCCTGTACTCGTTGTTTGACGATTAAAAAACGACGATCTTTCTCGGGTTTTTGGTCAGAAGGGAAGGCAACGGCATTCCTTCTCCGCCGAGCGAACGCACGAATTTACCGTTGATTCGGAGTTGCACGCCTCGGATCGGAAGATTCTCCATCAAACTGTAGGTTAGCTGATCGATTCGATCCTTTAGAATTTCAGGTCCGGCGCCTCGTTCCAAATCCCCGCTCAGAGAAAGTTTCAAAACCCCGTTTTCGATTTCGTAATCGGTGTCATAACGCAGCGCCTGCGGGATCGAATTCAATATTCCTTTTTCTTTTTCCGCAGAAACCGGTCCCGCGATTAGGGAATTCAGGATGAGTTTGACCCGATCTCCTCCTTTGGAAAGACGCAGAACCTTCACCAGGCGAGAATGACTTTTATTTCCCTTGCCGTAGAACTTCAGAAAATACAAAGACAATTCTCCCTTTTCGGCAGGGATCGGAGTTGCGTGCGCGGAACCTCGTTCGGCTTCTTTTTCGGAAGAAACGTTCGTGATCGGAGGTTCCAAAACCGGAACGAGATTGTCCTCGTTCAAATCCTCTTCGATGGAGTTCGCGTTTTCGGAAGAAGTCTGCACGTCCCCGTTTTGGAGAAGTTCGCCTAAGATTTCGTCCTCGGCTTGATCCATGATTTCTTTGTGATTGAGATTTCCTTTCGGAGAAGAGGAGGATTCCGGTCCGAACTTACCGATGTTTCGAAATCCCTGAAATCCCGCGCCGGAAATGGAAAAGCCGGACCCAGTGCTTTTATCCAAAAGCACTAACGTAAAAATAATTCCGGTCAATATGAAGATGAGATTTTTTCTTTTTTCGGAATCCGGCACGTTTTCATTTTCGGAAAAAACGGGAATTCTATGCAGGCAAAAACTACAGGATTGCGGTCAGATCCGTAAGGTTTTTGAGTTCCACTTCAAAGTCGGGGATTTCCCCGGCGGGAGCGTGACCGTAGGCGCAGAACGCGAAGGGACATCCGTTTTGACGGGCCGCTTCGTGGTCCGAAAGCCTGTCTCCGATCATGAGAATTTTGTCCGGTTCGAGGCCGTAGAGTTTCACGTATTCTTTGAGAATTCCTCCCTTGGTTTTGATCCGATCGTTGTCCAGGACGAGAATCGGATCGAAAAAGGAAAGAACACCCGCAACTTCCAAAATGGTTTCGACATACGGTCTTCTACCGTTCGAGGCGGCCAGAATGCGGAATCCTTTTTTGGACAGGGATTCGATCGTTTCTTTGACGCCGGGGTAGAATTCTCCCTCTCCGTTTCGGATGCGTTGGCATAAGAATTTCAGGACGCTGTCGGAAATACCGTCTCTTTGTTCTTCGTTGAGTTGGGGGAGAAGATTTTGAAAGATCGTCTTGACCGGTTTTCCGATTTCCATCATGATTCTGTCCCGGGACGGAAGCTCGATCGGAATTCCCGTGGTTTCGGAAAAATTGCGGATCGAGTCGCGATAGACTTCGAGAATGATTTCTTCGGAGGAGAACAGGGTTCCGTCCACGTCGAAGGCAAGGGCCTGGAGAGAATCGCCGGAAAATGCAGTCATCACGGACAGTTTCTGAAAACGGGTCCTTTTGGCATTTTCTTTTTCCCTTTGCTTGATTTTCCTCCTACGCGGAGAAAATAGGAAGAACCCTCTTATGAAGACTTCGCAGCCGCATTCCTTTGTTTCGCTTTCGGGAGAAGAATGTTCCGCGAACCGCGCCGCGTTGTTTTCTTCTTTCGTATGGAACGATTACAAGGCGCAGCTGCAGAATCGGGTGCGGGGATTCGAGCTGGAACGTTATTTCGCATTAACGGAAAGCGAAAAAATCGGAATCGCCGATACGATCCGTCTCAACGTTTCCGCGACACCCTATTACGTTTCTCTTACGAACCCCGACGATCCGGAAGATCCGATCCGAAAGATGATCGTTCCGCGCGAGGCCGAATCCGTTTTTTCACCGGAAGAATCTCCCGATCCGCTGCACGAAGAACGACTTTCTCCCGTAAAAGGGCTGACGCACATGTATCCGGACCGCGTTCTTTTGTTTACCAATCACGAATGTTCCGTGTATTGCAGACATTGTATGCGCGGACGCAAGGTTTCCGATTCCAAGGAAAGAATGCTGACCGGCGATCTGGAAGCCGCGTTCGAATACATAGAATCGCGTAAGGAAATACGCGATGTCGTATTATCGGGAGGGGACCCTCTCAATCTTTCCGATTCCAAGATCGATTGGATTTTGGAACGTCTGGAAAGGATCGATCACGTAAGGATCTGCAGGCTCGGAACCAGAAACCCGGTCACACTTCCGTTTCGGATCACGTCCGAACTTTGTTCCATCATCGAATCGCACAATACCGATCGACTTTCGATCTTCTGCAACACTCAGTTCAACCACGCGAACGAATGCACAAAAGAAGCGAAGGAAGCCGTGTTGAAACTTCTGAAAGCCGGAGTCAGCGTGGGCAATCAGTGTGTTCTCCTAAAAGGAATCAACGATTCCGGAGAAGCTATGTTAGAACTTCATAAAAAACTGTTGGAGTTGCGGATTCGGGCGTATTATATGTACGACCCGGAATTGATTCCGGGTTCGAGAGGATTTCGAACGCCACTCGCCAAAGGAATCGAAATCATTTCTTATCTGCGGGGAAAGATCGGAGGAATGGGAATTCCACAGTTCGTCAACGATCTTCCCGGAGGCGGGGGAAAGATCACTTTGACCCCCGATTGGTATCTCGGCTATTATAAGCCGGAACGAATGCACGTATTCCGCTCCGCGTTACGCGGAACCTATCATCTCAGCCCGGAACCTCCGGATAGCGATCGGGAGGAATTCTATCCTTCTCTTTCCGCGGAAACCTGGGAGCGGATCGCTCCGAACGCGTTGAGCGCCCAAGAGAAAAAGTTTTTATGAAAGAAGGCAACGGAAAAGGAGTGAACCTTTCGAATGAAAGTCGGTCGGGACTCCACGAAACGTCCGGGGCGGATCTATCGGATCAAAGCCGAAATTTTCAGGCGCCCACCGTGTTGTTGTACGCGGATCTTCATGAGTTCGAAGGAGAGATTCCGAACCGCTATAAACAAGAGTGGGAATCCGAAGCTTCCGTCGATTCGATCTCGAAATTGTTAAGCGACATGGGTGAGAGAGTGGAACTCCTAACGACCCCCGAGGAGCTTTTGGAAACTCTGCAGGTTTATGTGCGTTTGGATCGCAAGGAACGTCCCGTTTTGTTTCATTTGATGGAAGGATTTCGGTCCCGCAATCGCGAATCCTTGATTCCGGCCGCAGCGGAGTTGTTCGGATTTCCTCATACCGGCTCGGACGGCTACGCACAGAACGTTTCTTTGGATAAGAATCTGACTCGGATCTTTGCGGATTCGATCGGATTGCCCGTGGCTCCCGGATTTTTGGTTCGTTCTAGGAATCCGATCGGAGAGGATTCGAAAAGCGCTTCCGTTGCAAATCGGAATTCTTTCTTGAAAAACGAGCGCTCGCTTTCGGAGGAACGTTTCGAACTTCCAAAGAATTTTTCCTTTCCCGCTTTCGTGAAACCCGCAGGAGAAGGTTCCAGTCTCGGAATCGGTGAACAAAACATCGTTCCCGACCTGCGCGAACTGCGCGCGTTTTTATCCGAGTGCCCGGAAGAATTCTTCCCCTATCTGGTGGAAACCTATTTAACAGGAACTGAATATACGATTTCCGTAATGGGTTCGGGAACTCTCGGTTACCGCGTAACCAAAGCCGGGAGATTGATCTTGCAGGACGCGCTCAAAGTCGAGAACGTCTACGGGGAAAAAACGAAATCCAAAGACGTGATGCCGGAGACGCTTGCGTTCGATTGCCCGTCCCGTTTGGAAACGTTCCTTCAGGAACAAAGTCTTCATCTTTGCAAATCTTTGGGAACTTCCGGCGCGGCAAGGCTCGACTGGAAATTGGATTCCTTAGGGAATCCTTTCTTTCTGGAAATCAATTTAACCCCGGGTTTGTCCCCGTTTTATTCCACCTTTCCGATTTGTTATCGTCAGAGCCTGGGGGACGAAAAAACCTTGTTTCAAGAGATTTTAAACATCGCTCGCAACGAATTCGAGACCGATCGATTTTTATATTCTCAAAAAAAGATCCGTCGGATTCTCTCACGGACATAGACTTGAATTTATGCAGACCGCAAGCCTGAAACAAACAACGATCTCCTTTCGCAGCGCATTGGAAGATTCGGTTCGCAATCATCCCGTATTGACTTCCAACCGTTGGCTGGAACAAAAAGAAAGAAGAATGGAAAAAGAAGATCTTCTTCTTTGGCTTCGTCAGGAATACTTCGTAAGCGTCGATTT
Protein-coding regions in this window:
- a CDS encoding D-alanine--D-alanine ligase family protein, which codes for MKEGNGKGVNLSNESRSGLHETSGADLSDQSRNFQAPTVLLYADLHEFEGEIPNRYKQEWESEASVDSISKLLSDMGERVELLTTPEELLETLQVYVRLDRKERPVLFHLMEGFRSRNRESLIPAAAELFGFPHTGSDGYAQNVSLDKNLTRIFADSIGLPVAPGFLVRSRNPIGEDSKSASVANRNSFLKNERSLSEERFELPKNFSFPAFVKPAGEGSSLGIGEQNIVPDLRELRAFLSECPEEFFPYLVETYLTGTEYTISVMGSGTLGYRVTKAGRLILQDALKVENVYGEKTKSKDVMPETLAFDCPSRLETFLQEQSLHLCKSLGTSGAARLDWKLDSLGNPFFLEINLTPGLSPFYSTFPICYRQSLGDEKTLFQEILNIARNEFETDRFLYSQKKIRRILSRT
- a CDS encoding KamA family radical SAM protein, translated to MKTSQPHSFVSLSGEECSANRAALFSSFVWNDYKAQLQNRVRGFELERYFALTESEKIGIADTIRLNVSATPYYVSLTNPDDPEDPIRKMIVPREAESVFSPEESPDPLHEERLSPVKGLTHMYPDRVLLFTNHECSVYCRHCMRGRKVSDSKERMLTGDLEAAFEYIESRKEIRDVVLSGGDPLNLSDSKIDWILERLERIDHVRICRLGTRNPVTLPFRITSELCSIIESHNTDRLSIFCNTQFNHANECTKEAKEAVLKLLKAGVSVGNQCVLLKGINDSGEAMLELHKKLLELRIRAYYMYDPELIPGSRGFRTPLAKGIEIISYLRGKIGGMGIPQFVNDLPGGGGKITLTPDWYLGYYKPERMHVFRSALRGTYHLSPEPPDSDREEFYPSLSAETWERIAPNALSAQEKKFL
- a CDS encoding HAD family hydrolase, with protein sequence MTAFSGDSLQALAFDVDGTLFSSEEIILEVYRDSIRNFSETTGIPIELPSRDRIMMEIGKPVKTIFQNLLPQLNEEQRDGISDSVLKFLCQRIRNGEGEFYPGVKETIESLSKKGFRILAASNGRRPYVETILEVAGVLSFFDPILVLDNDRIKTKGGILKEYVKLYGLEPDKILMIGDRLSDHEAARQNGCPFAFCAYGHAPAGEIPDFEVELKNLTDLTAIL
- a CDS encoding GerMN domain-containing protein — encoded protein: MPDSEKRKNLIFILTGIIFTLVLLDKSTGSGFSISGAGFQGFRNIGKFGPESSSSPKGNLNHKEIMDQAEDEILGELLQNGDVQTSSENANSIEEDLNEDNLVPVLEPPITNVSSEKEAERGSAHATPIPAEKGELSLYFLKFYGKGNKSHSRLVKVLRLSKGGDRVKLILNSLIAGPVSAEKEKGILNSIPQALRYDTDYEIENGVLKLSLSGDLERGAGPEILKDRIDQLTYSLMENLPIRGVQLRINGKFVRSLGGEGMPLPSLLTKNPRKIVVF